Proteins from a single region of Oncorhynchus keta strain PuntledgeMale-10-30-2019 chromosome 20, Oket_V2, whole genome shotgun sequence:
- the LOC118399369 gene encoding phosphatidylinositol 4-kinase beta isoform X2: MGIGKRLATLPTKEQKTKQLTSELLVLNHKLPARVWLPTAAFDHHVVRVPHTQAVVLNSKDKAPYIIYVEVLECGSFETSTIPVRIHETRIRSARSADNLLPECVGITAEQRAGSFSTVPNYDNDDEAWAVDDIGELQVELPEGHTSSSDNISQFSVDSITSTESKEPIFIAAGDIRRRLSENLAHTPTTFRKDPEDPSAVALKEPWQEKVRRIREGSPYGHLPNWRLLSVIVKCGDDLRQELLAFQVLSQLQSIWEQERVPLWIKPYKILVMSSDSGMIEPVLNAVSLHQVRKQSQLSLLDYFLQEHGSYTTEAFLTAQRNFVESCAGYSLICYLLQVKDRHNGNILLDSEGHIIHIDFGFILSSSPRNLGFETSAFKLTSEFVDVMGGLDGDMFNYYKVLMLQGLIAARKHMEKVVQIVEIMQQGSHLPCFHGSSTIRYLKERFHMSLTEEQLQVLVEQMVDGSMRSITTKLYDGFQYFTNGIM, translated from the exons ATGGGCATCGGCAAGCGGCTGGCCACGCTGCCCACCAAGGAGCAGAAGACCAAGCAGCTCACCTCAGAGCTGTTAGTGCTCAACCACAAGCTGCCTGCCCGCGTCTGGCTGCCCACTGCAGCCTTCGACCATCACGTGGTGCGCGTGCCCCACACACAGGCCGTGGTGCTCAACTCCAAAGACAAG gCCCCGTACATCATCTATGTGGAGGTGCTGGAGTGCGGGAGTTTCGAGACGTCTACCATTCCCGTGCGCATTCATGAGACGCGCATCCGCAGTGCCCGCTCTGCAGACAACCTCCTCCCAGAGTGCGTTGGCATCACAGCCGAGCAGCGCGCCGGCAGCTTCTCCACTGTGCCCAACTACGACAACGACGACGAGGCCTGGGCCGTGGACGACATCGGCGAGCTGCAAGTGGAG CTCCCAGAAGGCCACACCAGTAGCAGCGACAACATCTCCCAGTTCTCTGTGGACAGCATCACCAGCACTGAGAGCAAGGAGCCCATCTTCATCGCCGCTGGCGACATCAG GCGACGTCTGTCAGAGAACCTGGCCCACACCCCCACCACGTTCCGGAAAGATCCGGAGGACCCGTCCGCTGTGGCGCTCAAGGAGCCCTGGCAGGAGAAAGTCAG gcGGATAAGGGAGGGCTCTCCTTACGGTCACCTGCCAAACTGGCGGCTGCTGTCGGTCATCGTGAAGTGTGGGGACGACCTGAGGCAGGAGCTACTGGCCTTCCAGGTGCTCAGCCAGCTGCAG TCCATCTGGGAGCAGGAGCGCGTCCCCCTGTGGATCAAGCCCTATAAAATCCTGGTGATGTCATCGGACAGCGGGATGATTGAGCCCGTGCTGAACGCTGTCTCTCTGCACCAG GTGAGGAAGCAGAGCCAGCTGTCTCTGCTGGACTACTTCCTGCAGGAGCACGGCAGCTACACCACCGAGGCCTTCCTCACCGCCCAGCGCAACTTTGTGGAGAGCTGCGCCGGCTACAGCCTCATCTGCTACCTACTGCAGGTCAAAGACAG ACACAATGGCAACATCCTCCTGGACTCTGAGGGCCACATCATCCACATTGACTTTGGTTTCATCCTGTCCAGCTCACCCAGAAACCTGGGCTTTGAGACCTCTGCTTTTAAGCTCACCAGCGAATTTGTGGAT GTGATGGGAGGCCTGGATGGAGACATGTTCAACTACTACAAGGTGCTGATGCTCCAGGGCCTGATAGCTGCTCGCAAACACATGGAGAAGGTGGTCCAAATAGTGGAGATCATGCAGCAAG gCTCTCACCTGCCCTGCTTCCATGGCTCCAGCACCATCCGCTACCTGAAGGAACGTTTCCACATGAGTCTGACGGAGGAGCAGCTACAGGTGCTGGTGGAGCAGATGGTGGATGGCTCCATGCGTTCCATCACCACCAAGCTTTACGACGGCTTCCAGTACTTCACCAACGGCATCATGTGA